The Clostridioides sp. ES-S-0010-02 genome window below encodes:
- a CDS encoding ABC transporter permease: MNILQEYTLDFVRRNKRSSIAIMLAILLTTTMMSSLCGLLYTMWSDFIRLSVEKEGNWHGELFDETHGSDLSLIENFSSVDDVMIKGQWYVGKINDDKRDYIIYRNATSEYWNSMPEKDTILEGRRPNNANEIALSKQYFESNPNVKVGDKITIPIGDRVLNGNYIVPTAPTAKGESFRKISETVLTIVGKIDVTTSSVVPAYTALGYLDRASIKPSDNITVYLRFKNIRDTYKELPKLAKSLGWKMNEYGKYNLKYNSNYLLKMLVFSPEQKASMNSIEKFSTPLMYLTIAIFTVAVFVMVIYNAFALSANARLTQLGILASIGASPKQIKKSVVFEGFLLTIIPLPIGLFLGWALCNGLVSYINSVNINIDNQQVIFTYGIPAFLPAVLLTIITVWVSALIPARRVSKLAPIEAIRQGDSVKIKSSNKYSLTRLFGIEGELAVNALRARKKSYRTATISLTLSFLLLTSFLNIIACQKGAESVYGSDIYASQRDISLYLENSEPTEKQFLEQLNNTQGVESSLYYLKMSAATWLTEKDASKELAKSGGFKNIVSAKKYSPIERDGKFRITSTMIGLDDESFAKYCKQLSIDPKPYYDTKNPISIVYNREEDVERSTRRDKVYIDYLNLSVGDNITLNEKVYDEDEGNYTFNMKVGTITDTLPQIAERLGRYTLIQVVPMSTVQDVSKNYHENRRLKSNRITGLFKIDNHDNISKVRKEFESICNQYYGSGDYRINDVVENEELSDSGQITMNLIVGFITALLAAIGLSNVWATVSGNLRSRRQEFAMLRSAGLSPNGMKKMIILEGLFFGLTPLLLSIPVQIAILYAFIHINEISFMEYLLFAPISIVTSFTILILIVVIASYIMGCKQLNNENIVESIKNETI, from the coding sequence ATGAATATTCTTCAAGAATACACCTTAGATTTTGTACGTCGTAATAAGCGTAGTAGTATAGCTATAATGTTGGCTATATTACTTACTACAACTATGATGTCTTCTTTATGTGGATTATTATATACAATGTGGAGTGATTTTATAAGACTTTCAGTTGAGAAAGAAGGTAATTGGCATGGAGAATTATTTGATGAAACTCATGGAAGTGACTTATCATTAATTGAAAATTTCTCTTCAGTTGATGATGTGATGATTAAAGGACAATGGTATGTAGGTAAAATTAATGATGATAAAAGGGATTACATAATTTATAGAAATGCCACATCAGAATATTGGAATTCTATGCCAGAAAAAGACACTATACTAGAGGGGCGTCGACCAAATAATGCTAATGAAATTGCACTCTCAAAACAATATTTTGAAAGTAATCCAAATGTAAAAGTTGGTGATAAGATTACTATCCCAATAGGAGATAGGGTTTTAAATGGAAATTATATTGTACCTACAGCACCAACAGCAAAAGGTGAAAGTTTTAGAAAGATTTCAGAAACTGTGTTGACAATAGTAGGGAAAATAGATGTTACTACTTCATCAGTTGTACCTGCATATACAGCTCTTGGTTATCTTGATAGAGCAAGTATAAAGCCTAGTGATAATATTACTGTATATTTGCGATTTAAAAATATTAGAGATACATATAAAGAGCTTCCAAAGCTTGCTAAATCATTAGGATGGAAAATGAATGAATATGGAAAATACAATCTTAAGTATAATAGTAATTATCTTTTAAAGATGTTAGTCTTTTCTCCAGAACAGAAAGCATCTATGAACAGTATAGAAAAATTTTCAACACCTCTTATGTATTTAACAATAGCAATCTTTACAGTGGCTGTATTTGTAATGGTGATTTATAATGCTTTTGCATTATCAGCAAATGCTAGACTTACTCAATTGGGCATACTAGCTAGCATTGGAGCATCTCCAAAGCAGATTAAAAAGTCTGTAGTTTTTGAAGGTTTTTTATTGACAATTATCCCTTTACCTATAGGCTTATTTTTAGGGTGGGCATTGTGTAATGGCCTTGTAAGTTATATTAATTCAGTAAATATTAATATTGATAATCAACAGGTAATCTTTACTTATGGTATTCCTGCTTTCTTACCAGCTGTTTTACTTACAATAATAACAGTATGGGTTTCCGCACTGATACCAGCACGTAGAGTATCAAAACTAGCACCTATAGAAGCAATCAGACAAGGTGATAGTGTTAAAATTAAAAGTTCTAATAAATACTCATTAACAAGGTTATTTGGTATAGAAGGAGAACTTGCAGTAAATGCGCTTCGTGCCCGTAAAAAATCTTATCGTACTGCAACAATATCTTTAACACTTTCTTTTTTATTATTGACAAGCTTTCTAAATATAATTGCATGTCAAAAAGGTGCAGAGAGTGTTTATGGTAGTGATATTTATGCGAGTCAAAGGGATATATCATTGTATTTGGAAAATAGTGAACCTACAGAAAAACAGTTTTTAGAGCAATTAAACAATACACAAGGTGTAGAGAGTTCATTATATTATCTAAAAATGTCTGCAGCAACTTGGTTAACTGAAAAAGATGCTTCAAAAGAGCTTGCAAAGAGTGGAGGATTTAAAAATATAGTCTCAGCTAAAAAATATTCTCCTATAGAACGTGATGGTAAGTTTCGTATCACTTCAACTATGATTGGACTTGATGATGAGAGTTTTGCAAAATATTGCAAACAACTTTCTATAGACCCCAAACCATATTATGATACAAAAAATCCAATTTCAATTGTATATAATCGTGAGGAAGATGTTGAGCGTAGTACACGTAGGGATAAAGTATATATAGATTATTTAAATCTTTCTGTAGGAGATAACATTACATTGAATGAAAAAGTATATGATGAAGATGAGGGAAATTATACTTTTAACATGAAAGTAGGAACTATTACAGATACACTTCCACAAATAGCAGAAAGGCTTGGTAGATACACACTAATTCAAGTAGTACCAATGTCTACAGTACAAGATGTGTCTAAAAATTACCATGAAAATCGTAGATTAAAATCAAATAGGATAACAGGGCTATTTAAAATAGATAATCATGATAATATTTCTAAAGTAAGAAAAGAGTTTGAATCTATTTGCAACCAATATTATGGGTCAGGTGATTATAGGATTAATGATGTTGTAGAAAATGAAGAGTTAAGTGATAGTGGACAAATAACTATGAATTTAATAGTAGGATTTATTACAGCATTGTTAGCTGCAATTGGTTTATCAAATGTATGGGCGACTGTTTCAGGGAATCTTAGAAGTAGGCGACAAGAATTTGCTATGTTACGTTCTGCAGGATTGTCTCCAAATGGCATGAAAAAGATGATTATCTTAGAAGGATTATTTTTTGGTCTTACACCATTATTACTCAGTATTCCTGTGCAAATAGCTATATTGTATGCTTTCATCCATATAAATGAAATAAGTTTTATGGAGTACTTATTATTTGCACCAATATCCATAGTGACGAGTTTTACCATATTGATACTTATTGTAGTAATAGCATCGTATATTATGGGATGTAAACAATTAAATAATGAAAACATAGTAGAATCTATAAAAAATGAGACAATATAA
- a CDS encoding response regulator transcription factor, producing MAKILLLEDDDTIAFGIKASLEKKNHVVCCYSTITEAKKKFDKDINLILLDLNLPDGIGYEFCKYVKNIRDIPVIFLTVRDDEKDIVQGLDMGADDYVVKPFLLSVLQSRINAVLRRTHSNTTSTLTCENIRLNKDEVKVYLDNIEISLTAGEYKLLLSLMENKNKALTRAKLLEMLWDIDGNFVNDNTLTVTIKRLREKLKNPSCIKTLRGIGYRMEDS from the coding sequence ATGGCAAAAATACTTCTTTTAGAAGATGATGATACAATTGCATTTGGGATAAAAGCTTCCCTAGAAAAGAAAAACCATGTAGTTTGTTGTTATAGTACAATCACTGAAGCTAAGAAAAAATTTGACAAAGATATCAATTTAATTCTACTTGATTTAAATTTACCTGATGGGATTGGATATGAATTTTGTAAATATGTTAAAAATATAAGAGATATTCCAGTGATATTTTTGACAGTGCGCGATGATGAAAAAGATATTGTACAAGGTTTGGATATGGGTGCAGACGACTATGTGGTTAAGCCATTCTTACTTTCAGTACTTCAATCTAGAATTAATGCTGTACTTAGACGTACTCATTCTAACACTACTAGCACTCTTACATGTGAAAATATAAGATTGAATAAAGATGAAGTCAAAGTATATTTGGACAATATTGAAATCTCTTTGACAGCAGGAGAATACAAACTACTCCTAAGTCTAATGGAGAATAAAAATAAAGCACTTACTCGTGCAAAACTATTAGAAATGCTCTGGGATATAGATGGCAACTTTGTAAATGATAATACTCTTACTGTTACAATAAAGCGACTTAGAGAAAAACTAAAAAATCCATCCTGTATAAAAACCTTGAGAGGTATAGGATACAGAATGGAGGACAGCTAG
- a CDS encoding MBL fold metallo-hydrolase has protein sequence MQIKENILLLDSTRGANCFIVFDEEITLIDTGLPFMGNGIIKELKTLGIQLTDIKHILLTHHDVDHMSNIKLLKEYTGAKVWAHMEDIPFIIGEKDRPGFKKFIGKTIAKRIIKDIEPYRDNMQVGNIKIIHTPGHTPGHVCMLFEDVLFAGDLVKNKNGNIIPYPNLWNWDSEKMMKSVNELENLKYNWICMSHGSPCTKE, from the coding sequence ATGCAAATAAAAGAAAATATCTTGTTGTTAGATAGTACTCGTGGTGCAAATTGTTTTATTGTGTTTGATGAAGAGATTACATTGATAGATACAGGACTTCCTTTTATGGGGAATGGTATAATTAAAGAATTAAAAACACTTGGGATTCAACTAACTGATATTAAGCATATTTTACTGACTCATCATGATGTTGACCATATGTCTAATATTAAGTTATTGAAAGAATATACAGGAGCAAAAGTGTGGGCTCATATGGAAGATATCCCATTTATTATAGGAGAGAAGGATAGACCTGGATTCAAAAAATTTATTGGAAAGACAATTGCAAAAAGAATTATTAAAGATATAGAGCCTTATAGAGACAATATGCAAGTTGGAAATATAAAAATTATTCATACACCAGGACATACACCAGGACATGTTTGTATGCTTTTTGAAGATGTTTTGTTTGCAGGAGACTTAGTTAAGAATAAGAACGGAAATATAATTCCATATCCTAATCTGTGGAACTGGGACTCTGAAAAAATGATGAAATCTGTAAATGAGTTAGAAAATTTAAAATACAACTGGATATGTATGTCTCATGGAAGCCCTTGTACTAAAGAATAA
- a CDS encoding TetR/AcrR family transcriptional regulator → MPELSKRDKEKIQRENEIVVKAEKLFCLNGFDNTSMNELAKETEYTKRTIYKYFSCKEDLFFAVVLRGYKRLWDSVKIESSRGKTGFERLKFSYSAFHKFYCKEPSLLALMGMIGLVQSKNSDLEIPFKEKFFSFNKFMFEEIQELFEIGKVDGSIRSDIEIPTLMYSSIFTLTGFFNLLSITGKSYLNNFNIEEKKFIETTLGLLIDSLKA, encoded by the coding sequence ATGCCAGAATTATCAAAAAGAGATAAAGAAAAAATCCAAAGAGAAAATGAAATTGTTGTCAAAGCAGAAAAATTATTTTGTCTTAATGGATTTGATAACACCTCTATGAATGAACTAGCAAAGGAAACAGAATATACAAAACGTACTATATATAAATATTTCTCATGCAAGGAAGATTTGTTTTTTGCTGTTGTACTAAGAGGGTATAAAAGACTTTGGGATAGTGTTAAAATAGAAAGTTCAAGAGGTAAAACTGGATTTGAAAGATTAAAATTTTCATATTCTGCATTTCATAAATTCTACTGTAAAGAGCCTTCTTTATTAGCTTTAATGGGAATGATTGGACTTGTACAATCTAAAAACTCAGACTTAGAGATACCTTTTAAAGAAAAGTTTTTTTCTTTCAATAAATTTATGTTTGAAGAAATACAAGAACTATTTGAAATAGGAAAAGTTGATGGAAGTATTAGGTCAGATATTGAGATACCCACTCTTATGTATTCATCAATATTTACACTTACAGGATTTTTTAATTTATTATCTATAACAGGAAAATCGTATCTCAACAATTTTAATATAGAAGAAAAAAAATTTATTGAAACCACTCTTGGTCTTTTGATAGATTCACTTAAAGCGTAG
- a CDS encoding helix-turn-helix transcriptional regulator, translated as MIRTLILYYLNIKPTHGYEIQKFLQVSGADRWTKIQSGSIYYALTKLEKDGLVRVLREEKNGARIRKIYEITQSGKVELREELQKELQMPIVPIGSNKFLLYNILDVLPRDTIQTNLEKHIKHLIEQKKYWENWKEIKKIDKKSLPTEKIAFDMTIDNLNYQILWHEEILNNIDKYISVGYETQNVIKSIDFSNIEEDFLFANEATSELLEVQKLRDEIINNPDKAIENIDKIILKLQNKK; from the coding sequence CTGATACGTACTTTAATTTTATATTATTTAAATATTAAGCCAACACATGGATATGAAATTCAAAAATTTTTACAAGTTTCTGGTGCAGATAGATGGACCAAAATACAATCTGGTTCAATCTACTATGCTTTGACAAAGTTAGAAAAAGATGGATTAGTTAGAGTTTTGAGAGAAGAAAAAAATGGTGCTAGAATTCGTAAGATTTATGAGATTACACAAAGTGGTAAAGTGGAGCTAAGAGAAGAATTACAAAAAGAACTGCAAATGCCTATAGTTCCAATAGGTTCAAATAAGTTTTTGTTGTATAATATTTTAGATGTATTACCAAGAGATACTATACAAACCAATCTTGAAAAGCATATAAAGCATCTGATAGAGCAGAAAAAGTATTGGGAAAACTGGAAAGAAATTAAAAAGATTGATAAAAAAAGCCTTCCAACAGAAAAAATTGCCTTTGATATGACAATTGATAATTTGAATTATCAAATACTATGGCATGAGGAAATACTAAATAATATTGATAAGTACATATCTGTTGGTTATGAAACACAGAACGTCATTAAATCTATAGATTTTTCAAATATAGAAGAAGACTTTTTATTTGCAAATGAGGCAACAAGTGAACTATTAGAGGTTCAAAAACTCAGAGATGAAATAATTAATAATCCAGACAAAGCTATAGAAAATATAGATAAAATAATACTAAAATTACAAAATAAAAAATAA
- a CDS encoding HAMP domain-containing histidine kinase — protein sequence MKIKKYINNTVIFIVFCLVITILLSIILTTVTSSEEYNMIAKTIGTSYQLNPKSTEHILESLKNSDSHDFNVGNEILLKHGYTKNTFWYKNFFYFMIVSFIIVSTMAIVMFIIQYREKRKNMNRINMLTSYLEEVNLGKESVLLRCEDEFSHLEDEIYKTVGELRCSKEFALKERQTLSDNLADIAHQLKTPITSMSLMAQLLTESCPDEEIDYLNRLTNQILRLERLVSSLLTLSKLDASTLIFESKLIDVHSLLTHAVEPIEEILKEKNQTFLIEDSSFVEFNIDINWTLEALLNILKNCSEHVEDGGQIVAYYSKNPLYIEIIIEDNGKGFAQEDLPYIFNRFYRGKNASKYSIGIGLALSKSIIENQNGTIHAENCHHGGARFIIKFYT from the coding sequence GTGAAAATAAAAAAATATATCAATAATACTGTTATTTTTATAGTATTCTGTTTAGTTATTACTATTTTGTTAAGTATAATTCTAACAACTGTAACTTCTTCTGAAGAATATAATATGATAGCTAAAACCATTGGTACATCCTATCAACTTAATCCTAAATCTACAGAACATATTTTAGAATCACTAAAAAATTCAGATTCTCATGACTTTAATGTGGGAAATGAGATTTTATTAAAACATGGTTATACTAAAAATACATTTTGGTATAAAAACTTTTTTTATTTCATGATAGTGTCCTTTATTATAGTGTCAACAATGGCTATAGTTATGTTTATAATTCAGTATAGAGAAAAAAGAAAAAATATGAATAGAATAAATATGCTTACGAGCTATTTAGAAGAAGTAAATTTAGGAAAAGAATCTGTACTTTTACGTTGTGAAGATGAGTTTTCACATCTTGAAGACGAGATATACAAAACTGTGGGAGAACTTCGTTGCTCAAAAGAATTTGCTTTAAAAGAAAGACAAACTCTTTCAGATAATCTTGCAGATATCGCACATCAACTTAAAACTCCAATTACTTCTATGTCGCTCATGGCACAGTTACTTACAGAAAGTTGTCCAGATGAAGAAATAGATTACCTCAACAGACTTACAAATCAAATATTAAGATTAGAAAGATTGGTGTCATCCTTACTTACTTTGTCAAAGTTAGATGCAAGTACTTTAATATTTGAAAGTAAGCTTATAGATGTCCATTCTCTTCTTACTCATGCAGTTGAACCTATAGAAGAAATTTTAAAAGAAAAAAACCAGACATTTCTTATTGAAGACTCTTCGTTTGTAGAATTTAACATTGATATTAACTGGACTTTGGAAGCTCTTTTAAATATTCTTAAAAACTGTAGTGAACATGTAGAAGATGGTGGACAGATTGTTGCTTATTATAGTAAAAACCCTCTATACATTGAAATTATTATAGAAGATAATGGTAAAGGTTTTGCTCAAGAAGACCTGCCATATATTTTTAATCGATTTTATCGTGGTAAAAATGCTAGCAAATACAGCATTGGTATAGGTCTTGCTCTATCAAAGTCTATTATCGAAAATCAAAATGGTACTATACATGCAGAAAATTGTCATCATGGCGGTGCAAGATTCATAATTAAGTTTTATACATAA
- a CDS encoding class D beta-lactamase translates to MKRKTSFILIIILLIIAFIAKHSMESNQKSKEQNIKSNNTNFKSNELDSKDSTQQKKDKVNVVDYSNCFKDVSGGAVFYSSKNKEYNIYNKELIETRASPCSTFKIISTLIGLEKGIVNSKESVMGYNGTIYEIEDWNRNLNLEEAFKVSCVWYHRKLMNQVGAKFVQNTLDNLKYGNCDISEWEGNLKNGSKDLNGFWLESSLKISPKEQTQVLTKIFEGDTSFKKENINLLKEIMKIDTNDKKINVYGKTGTGFDEKKQCVDAWFVGMVENEDDTYYFAIKSDDSNKKIGGPKVKEIAIDIINNYYSTI, encoded by the coding sequence ATGAAAAGAAAGACAAGTTTTATTTTAATAATTATTCTATTAATCATTGCATTTATAGCAAAACATTCAATGGAAAGTAATCAAAAGAGTAAAGAACAAAATATTAAGAGTAACAATACAAATTTTAAATCAAATGAATTGGATAGTAAAGATAGTACACAACAGAAAAAAGATAAAGTTAATGTAGTTGATTATAGTAATTGTTTTAAAGATGTTAGTGGAGGGGCTGTTTTTTATAGTAGTAAAAATAAAGAATATAATATATACAATAAAGAGTTAATTGAAACAAGGGCTTCACCTTGTTCTACTTTTAAAATAATTTCAACATTAATTGGTTTAGAAAAAGGAATAGTAAATTCAAAAGAATCAGTTATGGGGTATAATGGCACAATTTATGAGATTGAAGATTGGAATAGAAATCTTAATTTAGAAGAAGCATTTAAAGTATCTTGTGTTTGGTATCATAGAAAACTGATGAATCAAGTTGGTGCTAAATTTGTTCAAAATACACTAGATAATCTAAAATATGGGAATTGTGACATTAGTGAGTGGGAAGGAAATTTAAAAAATGGAAGTAAAGATTTAAATGGGTTCTGGTTAGAATCTTCATTAAAAATCTCTCCCAAAGAGCAAACACAAGTATTAACTAAAATTTTTGAGGGTGATACAAGTTTTAAAAAAGAGAATATTAATCTCTTGAAGGAGATTATGAAAATAGATACAAATGATAAGAAAATAAATGTATATGGTAAAACTGGAACAGGATTTGATGAAAAGAAGCAATGTGTTGATGCATGGTTTGTTGGGATGGTAGAAAATGAAGATGATACATATTACTTTGCTATTAAATCAGATGATTCTAATAAAAAAATTGGAGGACCAAAAGTAAAAGAGATTGCAATTGATATAATTAATAACTATTACAGTACTATATAA
- a CDS encoding excinuclease ABC subunit UvrA, with translation MSDIIIKGLTHNNLKNISLKLPKNKIIVFTGVSGSGKSSIVFDTIAAESQRQMNETYSAFIRGRLPKYKKPHVELIDNLTASVIVDQSPLGGNARSTVGTISDLYSSLRLLFSRIGKPYIGTTSYFSFNDPNGMCKNCSGIGRVKAINIESILNPENSWNSGCVNDSLFKPNSWYWKQYTESGLFDLDKPLKDYSMEEYNLLLYGSKDGKSKPENSKVEGIFNKYNQTYLNRDISNMSKHTKEKSERLITDEECPECHGKRLNKDALNCTILGYSIADMSNMEFTELYNLLSQINDDRVETVVDTLTDGLKRMIDIGLPYLHLNRESTSLSGGEAQRLKLVRYMGSSLTGLTYIFDEPSTGMHPRDVHRMNQLLKRLRDRGNTVLVVEHDKDVISIADEIIDIGPNAGKHGGNIIFQGTYNELLLANTLTSKAMNLSLSLKSNTRKPKNFLPIRGACLYNLKNVDIDIPVGIMTVVTGVAGSGKSTLISSIFAKKYEKDVIKIDQNPITTTNRSMPATFLGFFDEIRKLFAKENNVGESLFSFNSKGACPICNGKGVLVTELVFMDPVVNICEACRGTRYNEEVLSKLYKGKNIVEVLSMTVDESLEFFTEKKLCKILQTMKDVGLSYMTLGQPLSTLSGGECQRIKLAKNLNKKGTIYILDEPTTGLHMSDIDKLMLIFERIVDRGNTIIIIEHNLDVLKQADWVIDIGPDGGKNGGQVVFEGTPSEMLKKGNTITSDFLRKSIKK, from the coding sequence ATGTCAGATATCATAATAAAGGGACTTACACATAATAATTTAAAAAACATCTCACTTAAACTTCCAAAAAACAAAATCATTGTCTTTACTGGAGTTTCTGGCTCTGGAAAATCAAGTATTGTATTTGACACAATTGCGGCAGAATCACAAAGACAAATGAATGAAACATATTCAGCATTTATTAGAGGTCGACTTCCAAAATACAAAAAACCTCATGTAGAACTGATTGATAATTTAACTGCTTCTGTAATCGTGGACCAGTCTCCTCTTGGTGGCAATGCACGTTCTACAGTAGGAACTATAAGCGATTTGTATTCTTCACTAAGATTATTATTTTCTAGAATTGGCAAACCATATATAGGAACAACATCATATTTTTCGTTTAATGACCCAAATGGTATGTGTAAAAACTGTTCTGGAATTGGTAGAGTCAAAGCGATTAATATTGAGTCTATTCTAAATCCTGAAAATTCATGGAATTCAGGTTGTGTAAATGACTCTCTATTTAAACCTAATTCATGGTATTGGAAACAGTATACTGAATCTGGACTATTTGATTTAGATAAACCTCTGAAGGATTATTCTATGGAGGAATATAATTTATTGCTATATGGCTCAAAAGATGGAAAAAGCAAACCTGAAAATTCAAAAGTTGAAGGTATTTTTAATAAATACAATCAAACATATCTAAATCGAGATATTAGCAATATGAGCAAACACACCAAAGAAAAGTCGGAAAGACTTATAACTGATGAGGAATGTCCTGAATGTCATGGAAAAAGATTAAATAAAGATGCTCTTAACTGCACTATTTTAGGGTATTCTATAGCAGATATGAGTAATATGGAATTTACTGAACTTTACAATTTACTCTCTCAAATAAATGATGATAGAGTTGAAACTGTTGTAGATACTCTTACTGATGGCTTGAAAAGAATGATTGATATTGGACTTCCTTATTTACATCTAAATAGAGAATCAACTTCTCTATCTGGAGGAGAAGCTCAGAGATTAAAACTTGTACGCTATATGGGAAGTAGCCTCACAGGTCTAACCTATATTTTTGATGAACCCAGCACTGGAATGCACCCAAGAGATGTACATCGTATGAATCAATTATTAAAAAGACTTAGAGACAGAGGAAATACAGTTCTGGTGGTAGAACATGATAAAGACGTCATATCTATAGCAGATGAGATTATAGATATTGGTCCAAATGCTGGTAAACATGGGGGAAATATTATATTTCAAGGTACCTATAATGAATTACTTCTAGCAAATACACTTACTTCAAAAGCTATGAATTTGTCATTATCTCTAAAATCTAATACTCGTAAACCAAAAAACTTTCTTCCCATTAGAGGAGCTTGTTTGTATAATCTAAAAAATGTTGATATAGATATACCGGTTGGAATCATGACAGTTGTTACTGGAGTTGCTGGTTCTGGAAAAAGTACTTTGATTTCTAGTATTTTTGCAAAAAAATATGAAAAAGATGTTATTAAAATTGACCAAAACCCTATCACGACTACAAATCGCTCTATGCCAGCTACATTTCTTGGTTTTTTTGATGAAATAAGAAAACTTTTTGCTAAAGAAAATAATGTTGGTGAAAGTTTATTCAGCTTTAATTCTAAAGGGGCTTGTCCTATTTGTAATGGAAAAGGAGTACTTGTTACAGAACTGGTATTTATGGACCCTGTTGTTAATATATGTGAAGCTTGTAGAGGTACTCGATATAATGAAGAAGTCCTGTCAAAATTGTATAAGGGTAAAAATATAGTTGAAGTTCTTTCCATGACAGTAGATGAATCACTTGAATTCTTTACGGAAAAGAAACTTTGTAAAATATTACAAACTATGAAAGATGTTGGATTATCTTATATGACTTTAGGTCAGCCACTTAGTACACTATCTGGCGGAGAATGTCAAAGAATTAAACTAGCAAAAAATCTTAATAAAAAAGGTACTATATATATTCTAGATGAACCAACTACTGGTCTTCATATGTCTGACATTGACAAGCTTATGTTGATTTTTGAAAGAATAGTAGACAGAGGTAATACAATTATTATCATTGAACATAATTTAGATGTTTTAAAGCAAGCAGATTGGGTGATAGATATTGGACCTGATGGTGGTAAAAATGGTGGTCAGGTAGTATTTGAAGGTACTCCATCAGAAATGTTAAAAAAAGGTAATACTATAACATCAGACTTTCTTAGAAAATCAATAAAAAAATAA
- a CDS encoding ABC transporter ATP-binding protein: MEILKCENLTKTYGSNQTMVTALNNLNLSVQKGDFVSIVGASGSGKSTLLHMLGGVDRPTSGKIYIEDTEIASLKEEALAIFRRRKVGLIYQFYNLIPTLDVRKNILLPMLLDKRKVDEDRFSEIVSTLGLTDRLKHLPGQLSGGQQQRVAIARSLIYRPAILLADEPTGNLDRKNSEEIVDLLNLSNKRFNQTILLITHDEKIALEANRIITMEDGMIVSEKVVKK; encoded by the coding sequence ATGGAAATACTAAAATGTGAAAATTTAACAAAGACATATGGCTCAAATCAAACTATGGTGACGGCTCTTAATAATTTGAATTTATCAGTTCAAAAAGGTGATTTTGTATCCATAGTAGGAGCCTCTGGTTCTGGAAAATCTACATTACTCCATATGCTTGGAGGAGTAGATAGACCTACATCTGGAAAAATTTATATTGAAGATACTGAGATAGCAAGCTTAAAAGAAGAAGCATTGGCAATTTTTCGACGCAGAAAAGTAGGGCTTATATATCAATTTTATAATCTTATACCTACTCTTGATGTTAGAAAAAATATATTATTACCAATGTTACTTGATAAGAGGAAAGTGGATGAAGATAGGTTTTCGGAAATTGTATCTACCTTGGGATTAACTGATAGGCTAAAACATCTTCCAGGTCAACTTTCAGGTGGGCAACAGCAAAGAGTAGCTATAGCTAGAAGTTTAATATATAGACCAGCTATTTTATTAGCAGATGAACCAACAGGTAATCTTGATAGAAAAAATTCTGAAGAAATTGTAGATTTACTAAACTTATCAAATAAACGATTTAATCAAACAATACTTCTTATTACTCATGATGAAAAAATAGCATTAGAAGCAAATCGCATTATAACTATGGAAGATGGTATGATAGTTTCTGAAAAGGTGGTGAAGAAATGA